One Bifidobacterium angulatum DSM 20098 = JCM 7096 DNA window includes the following coding sequences:
- the leuC gene encoding 3-isopropylmalate dehydratase large subunit, giving the protein MGTTLAEKVWADHLVRKGDDGAPDLLYIDLMLMHEVTSPQAFEGLRLAGRKPRHIDQLIATEDHNTPTVDIDKPNPDETSSLQLTTLEKNCKEFGVRLHPLGDADQGVVHAFAPVLGLTQPGMTIVCGDSHTSTHGAFGALAFGIGTSEVEHVMATQTLSLKPFKTMAVNIEGELPKGVTAKDIILAIIAKIGTGGGQGYVIEYRGEALKKLSMDARMTICNMSIEAGARAGMIAPDEVTFEYLKGRPHAPEGDMWDKAVEYWKTLKTDDDAVFDKEVTIKAEDLEPYVTWGTNPGQGAPISATVPDPESIADETERNAARRAIDYMGLKPGMAIKDIAVDTVFIGSCTNGRLEDLRVAASIMKGHHKAENIHRVLVVPASSRVRLQAEKEGLDKIFKDFGAEWRNAGCSMCLGMNPDKMVARERSISTSNRNFEGRQGKGSRTHLASPAVAAATAIRGTISSPADL; this is encoded by the coding sequence ATGGGAACGACACTGGCCGAAAAGGTCTGGGCCGATCATTTGGTACGCAAGGGCGATGACGGAGCGCCCGATCTGCTGTACATCGACCTGATGCTTATGCACGAAGTCACAAGCCCGCAGGCGTTCGAGGGGCTGCGACTGGCGGGACGCAAGCCGCGTCACATTGACCAGCTCATTGCCACCGAGGACCACAACACCCCGACCGTCGACATCGATAAGCCGAACCCCGACGAGACCAGCTCGCTGCAGCTGACCACGCTCGAGAAGAACTGCAAGGAATTCGGCGTGCGCCTGCACCCGCTGGGCGACGCCGACCAAGGCGTCGTGCACGCCTTCGCCCCGGTACTGGGCCTCACCCAGCCGGGCATGACCATCGTGTGCGGCGACTCGCACACCTCCACCCATGGCGCGTTCGGCGCATTGGCCTTCGGCATCGGCACCTCCGAGGTCGAACATGTGATGGCCACGCAGACCCTGAGCCTCAAGCCGTTCAAGACCATGGCCGTCAACATTGAAGGCGAGCTGCCGAAGGGTGTGACCGCCAAGGACATCATTCTGGCCATCATCGCCAAGATCGGCACTGGCGGCGGCCAGGGCTATGTGATCGAATACCGTGGCGAGGCGCTGAAGAAGCTCTCCATGGACGCGCGTATGACCATCTGCAACATGTCCATCGAAGCAGGCGCCCGTGCCGGCATGATCGCTCCGGACGAGGTCACCTTCGAATACCTCAAGGGGCGTCCGCATGCGCCGGAAGGTGACATGTGGGACAAGGCCGTCGAATACTGGAAGACCCTGAAGACCGATGATGACGCCGTGTTCGATAAAGAAGTCACCATCAAGGCCGAGGATCTTGAGCCGTATGTGACCTGGGGCACCAACCCCGGCCAGGGTGCCCCGATCTCCGCCACCGTGCCCGATCCCGAGTCCATCGCGGACGAGACCGAACGCAACGCCGCCAGGCGCGCCATCGACTACATGGGTCTCAAGCCCGGCATGGCGATCAAGGACATCGCCGTCGACACCGTGTTCATCGGCTCCTGCACGAATGGCCGACTCGAAGACCTGCGCGTGGCCGCATCCATTATGAAGGGCCACCACAAGGCCGAGAACATCCACCGTGTGCTCGTGGTGCCGGCATCGTCCCGCGTCCGCCTGCAGGCGGAAAAGGAAGGGCTCGACAAGATCTTCAAGGACTTCGGCGCCGAATGGCGTAACGCCGGCTGTTCCATGTGCCTGGGTATGAACCCCGACAAGATGGTCGCCCGCGAGCGTTCCATCTCCACCTCGAACCGCAACTTCGAAGGCCGTCAGGGCAAGGGGTCCCGCACGCATCTGGCATCGCCGGCAGTTGCGGCCGCCACGGCCATCCGTGGCACGATTTCCTCCCCGGCCGACCTGTAA
- the leuD gene encoding 3-isopropylmalate dehydratase small subunit: MEKLTTLTGVGVPLRRSNVDTDQIIPAVFLKRVTKTGFDDALFYAWRRDPEFVLNKPEYAKGQILVAGPEFGIGSSREHAVWALHDYGFRVVIAPSFADIFYGNTAKNGVLAAIMPQESVELLWKLLEEEPGTEMTVSLEDRTVTCGDVTLPFEVGDYVRWRLMNGYDDIDLTLQHEDDIAAYEKMRAEKFPFKPKTLPVKQEPEQAIESAREGEYPNWQGPLADRGII; encoded by the coding sequence ATGGAAAAACTTACCACTCTTACCGGCGTTGGCGTGCCGCTGCGCCGTTCCAATGTCGATACCGACCAGATCATTCCGGCCGTATTCCTCAAGCGCGTGACGAAGACCGGTTTCGACGACGCGCTGTTCTACGCATGGCGCCGCGACCCGGAGTTCGTGCTCAACAAGCCCGAGTACGCCAAGGGGCAGATTTTGGTGGCCGGCCCCGAATTCGGCATCGGCTCCTCCCGCGAGCATGCCGTGTGGGCGCTGCATGACTACGGTTTCCGTGTGGTCATCGCGCCGAGCTTCGCCGATATCTTCTATGGCAACACCGCCAAGAACGGTGTGCTGGCCGCGATCATGCCGCAGGAATCCGTCGAGCTGCTGTGGAAGCTCCTCGAGGAGGAGCCGGGCACCGAGATGACCGTGAGCCTGGAGGATCGTACGGTGACCTGCGGCGACGTGACCCTGCCGTTCGAGGTGGGCGATTACGTGCGCTGGCGTCTGATGAACGGCTACGACGACATCGATCTGACACTGCAGCATGAGGATGACATCGCCGCATACGAGAAGATGCGTGCCGAGAAGTTCCCGTTCAAGCCGAAGACCCTTCCCGTCAAGCAGGAGCCGGAGCAGGCGATCGAATCCGCCCGTGAAGGCGAATACCCCAACTGGCAAGGCCCGTTGGCCGATCGCGGCATTATCTAG